Part of the Henckelia pumila isolate YLH828 chromosome 2, ASM3356847v2, whole genome shotgun sequence genome is shown below.
ttattcATATGGTTATGTTTCCATATCTTGCATTTCAGGTTAGAAGGCTTAAAGAGTTTGGCGTTACAAATGGCGAATTGGCCCGTTATCTAGATGCTTTATTAAAAGACAGCGAACAGTTGGCTGCGATGATTGACAATGTATCATCAGTAGATAACTTAGATTTTATTATGGAAAGTGATGCCCTTGGTCATACTGTAATGGATCAAAGACAAGGACATGAGAGTTTGGTTGCAATTGCTGGTACTGTAACCCTTGAGGAGGTAATTCTCAACGTCCTAGTGTGCTTCCTTTCCTCTGATTGGTGGCTCTTTACCATTTTGGCTAATGTGTCACCAAAGAACTTACCCATCTTTAGCATACAATCTTTCCATCTCAGGTTGAGAACAAAATAGTGTCTGTAAAAGGTGGTCTGGGTATTGGGAATATTGGTTTAAAGAATAAGGTTCTTCTAGGAAAGTGGTGGTGGAGATTTTCACAGGAGAGAGAGGCATTGTGGAGAAAAGTTATTGCTAGTAAGTATGGGATGCAGGATAATGGATGTGATGCGGGGCTGGTTCAAATTTAGAAGCCCTTGGAAGTGTATCTCCAGGGTTTACCCAGTTTTGATCCATTCGGTGAGAGCAGTGCTCAAAGGGGGTAACATTTTAAGATTTGGGAAGACAAGTGGTGGGGGGATTCCGCTTTCAAGAATCTTTATCCTTCTATCTTCCACATAATTCTCCGATTTCTCGTTTTGCTCAGTTGGAAATTCAATCCCTAGATTCGGTTGTCTCTTGGAATTTTCATTTTAAGCGGGTTTTGACGGATGTGGAAGTGGGTGAGTTAAGTTTTTTCTTAGAATCCTTAGAGAGGTTAGGTTGGATGTAGGGGCTTCGGATTTTAGGAAGTGGGTGGGGGATTCTTCGGGTCTTTTTTTAGTTAAATCTTTCTATGTGTCTTCTTTCCCTAGTAGGGATTTCTCTTCGTTTCCTTTGTTTCGTGTCATTTGGAAAATGCCTATCCCATCGAAGGTTCAAGTTTTTTAACCCAGTGCAAGGAAAGCTTCCAACCTGTGAGACTTTGCAAAAGCATTGCCCCTCCTGTTCTCTAAGTCCAAGTTGGTGTGTGCTTTGTCGGCAGGAGGTGGAGACTCCGGACCACATATTCATTCATTGTCCTTTCACCAGTGACCTTTGGTATAGGGCTCTGGCGGAGTTGGGTTTCTTGTGGGTAACTCCCAGGTCAACAAATGATTTATTTGCGGGAGATCTAGGGCGCGAAATTGGTAGGAGTGGGAGACTACTTTGGACTGTGGTGATTGTATTTGCTGGCATGTTTGGCTGGAGAGGAACAagagaatttttgaaaataatgcgGAATCGAGAGTTATGTGTTGGGAAAAGATCAAACTGAAGGCCTCTACGTGGATTAGGAATCATAAAGAGTTTGCTATGTTCTCAATTCTAGATTTAGTCAGAGATTGGAGTGTTATATTTTGTTGATATTTATTGGGTACTAACACTGCGTTTGGTGGAATGGATTTGGAGGGGATTTGATGGGATTTGGAATTGCAAATACTGTTTGAGCGTTTGGCAAAATGGATTTGAAAACGAGATTGTAATTTGGTGCGATTTAATGAGATTTCATTTAACTGAACGAAATACTTACAAAATTAGtcggatttcatgggatttgagttttaaaaacaataaaatcattaaatatataaaacttACTCATAAATTTCAagtcttttttaaaaattttacaaaatactATTTATTCAAAATCTATAACATCATTTTTCAcgattatatttaaatttttcccAAACACTAAAATGGAATTTCAATTCTATGGATTTGAAATCTAATTCCAATTCCAAATCCCATTTTTTATGAATCCAAAGATTTCATTTGCGGATTCCTTATCCCTTGTTTGTAATTATCATTtgttctttatatatatatatatatatatatatatatatatataaatttcagctgcccaactaatgatgcccaactcgtccccgaccactaaaacccgatgccgtgttttagttatgcgaaaattaaaaaaaaaaacaactaaaacccggtaccgggTTTTAATGGTCGGGGACTAGCTGCCCAACCATTCCtgcccaactcgtccccgaccgcttgttttttttttttcgcatcactaaaacacggtaccaggttttagtggtcggggacgagttgggcatcattggttggacagctgaaaatttctatatatataatatgatctCGTTTCTTATAAAAGATAGAACAAAATAGTGTTTGCAAGTGCCAAAAGACTCGCACATACAAATATGTTTCTTCTAAAATTTATGGGAGAGATTGTATTTTTGGTCTTCTAACTTGCATATCTATCATTTTTGGTCTCCTTGTTGGTCAATTCAGGATCTTAATTCTGCCAATTTGCAATTTCTTTTTCCAATTTTAGTATCTTTTTCACCCGAGTGCAGACATGTCGGCGATCTCCTATAACACATTAGTGCACTGTATTTGTTGGTTGGTTTTGTTGGAGAGAAACGGTTGGTGATCGCCGGGACAAGATAAAATTCACGGTTTTCTTTCAGATTTCGAAGAATGCGGAGTTCAAAAACTTTTCGGTTACAATGGCATTTTATCAGGGGTGCTGGGATATTGTCAAAGGAGACTTGTTGAGGGTGTTTAATGAATTCTTTGAAGGGGGTGTTATCAACGGCATCTCGAATGAGACTTACATTTGTCTAATACCGAAGAAGCAAGAGTCCATAAAGGTGAAAGATTTTAGGCCTATCAGTCTCACTACCAGTCTATACAAGATAATAGCCAAGGTTCTTTCTGCTCGGCTAAAGAAATGTCTGTCTTGCACAATAGCAGAGTCTCAGAATGCTTTCGTAGATGGACGACAAATTCTTGATTGTTGTCTTATTGCGAACGAGATAGTAAAGGAGGGGAGGGGGAAGAAACAGAAGGGTTGGGCTCTCAAGGTTGATTTCGAAAAAGCATACGACAATGTGGATTGGAACTTTCTGGATTACGTCTTAATGAAGAAGGGGTTTGGAAACAGATGGAGAAGATGGATCAAAGGATGTGTCTCGAGTGTCTCATTCTCGGTTATGATCAATGGGAGGCCTAGGGGTAAATTTAGAGGTAAGAAAGGGCTCAGACAAGGGGATCCGTTATCACCGTTCCTGTTTAATTTGGTGGTTGATGTGTTGGGGAGATTGATTGATAAGGCTAAATGTAGGGATCTCATACGGGGATTGGAGGTGGGCAGAGAAAAGGTAgaaatatctcatattcaatccACGGAcgacactcttttttttttgttaaagaCGAGGGTCATCTTCGGTTTATGGTAGAAGTGGTCAGAGCTTTTTGCGACATGTCAGGTTTAAGAATAAACTTGGAGAAGAGTGCCCTGTTAGGCATCAATTGTGAAGAGGAAGTAGTGGAAGAGTTATCACGACAGATTGGGTGCAGCAGGGAGAATTGGCAAATATTTGGGGGTTCCGTTGGGAGGGAATCCATTACAAGCATCATTTTGGGAACCTGTGTTAACTAAGCTATCCAAGAAGTTCGCTAGTTGGAAGAAGACGTTTTTGTCAAAAGAGGGGCGGTTAACCTTGATCGCTGCAGTTCTGAATGCGAGCTGATGTACTTCATGTCTTTATTCCGGGTACCCAAGGGCATAGTGGAGGCGATGGAGAAGACAATGAGGGATTTCCTTTGGGATGGGGCTGATGGCGACCGATATTGTCACTTGGTTGCTTGGGAGCAGGTCTGCAAGCCCAAAGAGAGAGGGGGGGCTGGGCATTGGGAATATTTGTTTGAGGAATAGGGCTTTGTTGGGAAAATGGTGGTGGAGGTTTTATGTTGAGGATGAACCGGTGTGGAAAAGAGTCATATTGAGTAAATACGGGTTACAAGAGAACGGATGGGATGCGGGGTTAGCGAAGAATGTCACATTCAGATGTCTATGGAAATTTGTTTTTCGATCTTACTTGTTTTTTCACCAATTAGTGAGGATAGTGGTTAAAGGGGGAACAAATGTCAGGTTTTGGGAAGATAGGTGGTGGGGGGATTCTTCTTTTCGGGATTTGTTCCCATCTTTATATCATATTTCGTCGGTTCATAATTTACCTCTCTCTTTTTTTGTCTCCTTTGAAAATCATTCATCCTCTCTTTCATCGGATTTGCATCTTAGAAGGGTTCTGATGGATGATGAATTAGATGAGCTAAATGCTTTGATAGGTGTTTTAGATAGGGTGAGATTGGTTGAAGGGGTGGACGACTTAAGAGTGTGGGATGGGGATTCTTCATGTGTCTTTTCAGTCAAGTCTTTCTTCGAGTCCTTCTTTCTGAGTACCGTTTTCCCCGCTTTTTCATTATTCAATGCCATTTGGAAGGCTCCGGTTACAAAGGTTCAAGTTTTCTCTTGGACCGCAGTGTTGGGCAAGGTGCCGACCTCGGATATGATGCAAAAAAGGTGGCCTACTTGTGCTCTATGCCCCAATTTGTCTGTGCTGTGTCGGAAGAGAGGGAAACACAAGATCATATGTTAATTCATTGTACTTTCGCGAGTGGGCTTTGGGCACGGGCCTTGACAGAGATGAGGCTGGTTTGGGCGGCTCCGAGATCAACCCAAGACTTATTTACTATAGATCTCGGACATCTTTTGGGCGAGAAATGGATAATCTTTTGGAGGGTGGTCGTTCACGGCGTCTGTTGCGTGGATAGGATCTCATGTACATTTTCAGAATGTGTCCATCTCGGATTTATTACGAGACTGGGCGTTTGCATTTTGTTGATAGGGATAGGTTCATGAAAGATAGGATCATGAATGCCTTCGCGGCGATAGCAGATCACTTGCCCGCGTATTGTACATCGTTTTATAGTAATGAATATAATAtgtttcttataaaaaaaaaaatgaaactcATTTGGTTATGCTGCCAATATTTTCATAGCACTACTGATGTTTTTCTTGACCCTTGTTTGTGTGTTAGGTTAATTCCATTGGTGCGAAGGTGTTGGAATTCATCTCCGATTATGGCAAACCATCTGCACCACTCCCAGCTGCAATTGTTGCTTGTGTTCCAAAGAAAGTGCATATTGATGGAAGCGGGGAGACTGAATTCAAGTTAACTCCAGAAGAGATTGTGGCTGCTATAGAAGCTGGTTTGAAGGAACCCATAGAGGCTGAGCCAGAGGTTTTTATTCTTAACAGTCATATACTTGTTACTTTTGCTCTGTAACGAGGGTGTGAACTTTATGAGCAAGGGTGGATTGTCTGCTTTcaagaaataaattattttgtattttaataGATTTAAAAAAGCTTCTGCTTTAAAAACAAGAGCTTATGTTCATCTGAGTTCTTGCCTCTTTTCTGAGTTCTTTATTATCACCACTCCTGTTCCTTAACAATTTGTTATGTTGAATAATTTGAAGAGAACTTTTTCCCCCCAATTGTGTCTTAAATTGATTACTAACCTGAGGCTTTGTTCTCACTTTTGCAGCTTGAGATTCCAAAAGAACTGATATCAGCAGAACAGTTGCAGGAATTAAGGTTTCTGCGGCATCCATCCTTCATTCCTGTTGACCAAGAAAAGGTGTCAAAGGTATATGATGAGGAAACAGGAATAGTCCAGCGGCGTCTTTCGAATGGAATTCCTATAAATTACAAGGTGAATCAATTGGATGTTCGTTTGAATTTTCCAGAAGATTTTGTTCTTATTGTTATTTTAACATGGTGGATGTTGATGTTGATGTTGATGTTGATGTTGATGTTGCTGTCTTTCAAGGGTGTTCAGAAAACAGTTACTtggataaattattattaaaggTGTTCTTCCCCCAGCATATGGTCCTTGGACTGGTTTGCTGATGTAAATGTATCTGATTTATATTTTGAAACACCTAGGTCCATCTATCTTGTTTTACCAAAGCGTAAAGGTCTGAGTATGAAAATCGCTTGCTTTATGGTGTTGCTAATCCTACTTTTTTGGCCACTTCGAGTCACAACTTTATTTGGACTGAGCAGTTTGAGCCAAATTTCTGGATATGTTTCATTTTCTCTTATGGTGAAAATTAGAACGTGCTTCTACCTGTGAAGCAGTTGTCTTTCATGTCAATTTGAAATTAAAGATGCAATGACCCTATGTTGTTCTTAAACTCTCATGAAGTCCAATCCATATGCTGTTCTAGGCCTTCACCTTTCTCTTCATTTGGTCCTATAAATGCATTTGGTGAAATACTTTGTCATATTTCCTAATCTATAGCAGTGGAGAAAAATGTTGATACTGATCTTAAGCTGTAGTCTCCACTCTTACTTCCCATTGACGCTGGTCATGTCACATGTGCTGTAGTCTCAAGTTATTTTCCTGCTCTATATCTATTTTCCGAACAAACATATCTATACTTGTAGGACCAGTTACCATTTTCTTCATGACACTTGCATATGATTCTTGTGGTTGTGCTACCAGGTATCCAAAAACGAAGCTAACAGTGGTGTCATGCGCCTCATAGTTGGTGGTGGACGAGCAGCTGAAAGTTCTGAAGCAAAAGGAGCTGTTATTGTAGGTGTCCGTACACTAAGTGAGGGTGGTCGTGTGGGCAATTTTTCACGTGAACAGGTAccattgaatttatatttttcccTTTTTGAAATCTATACTCTGATTTCCCTTGTGAGTTTTTATGCATCTCTAATGATGTTTTTCACAATGTGTTACTGTCACATTGGAAAACAGATAACAGACGTAATATTTTATTCATATTCTCTATTAGCTTGTGAAGTACTTTTCCTATGTATCTGATTTTAGGTTTTTGCCactttttatcatgttttattttGCTACATATTCAATATTTGTTCCTCCTCATGGTTATATTTACTGTAAGTAATTTGATATACGATATCTATTTCCAGGTAGAACTTTTCTGCGTGAACCACCTGATCAATTGCTCTCTGGAGTCAACTGAGGAATTTATATGCATGGAGTTCCGTTTTACTTTAAGAGATGGTGGGATGCGTGCTGCTTTCCAGTTACTGCATATGGTACTTGAGGTAATCTTGAAGTTCTGTGATATATGAATATTGATTGAAATCATTTACGTGTAGATGACATACTCTCTTGTATTAATTTGACTAGTCGGCTGCGAGGTAATTACCTTTTAGTCACCTTTGATCACTCCAATTTCCTTTTCTGACATCCTCCTCCCTAAAAACAAACCATTATAAAAACCTCCGTTAGGGGATTCAAGTGAGGTTGTTGAGCTGTTTTTTGAACGTCAGGGGGGGAGGATCTGTATTTTGCAGCTTCCTTAGTGTGTACAAGATGGTTTTTGTACGCCTTTGCCTTTGAACAAGGAGATGCTGCTGTAAATTGAAACCAGGAGCAAAAATTGTGCTCAAAATAATGTGGACATCTTTTTCCCCGAAGATGATTACAGATTTATTCCTATTGCTGTCAAGTTGGATTCATAGACTGACAGTTGATCAATCTATGAACATTCATCTGTCTTTTCCTGAGTTTGAGAGAACTTCATTTTTTTGCAGCATAATGTTTGGCTGGAGGATGCATTTGATAGAGCAAAGCAGTTATATCTATCTTATTACCGCTCTATTCCTAAAAGCTTAGAGCGCTCTACTGCCCACAAGCTCATGCTCGCTATGCTGAATGGAGATGAACGTTTTGTTGAGCCTACACCAAATTCATTACAACAATTAACACTTGCACGAGTGAAAGATGCAGTGATGAATCAATTTGTTTGTGACAATATGGAGGTGTGCATCTTTGTATCTTCCTttgttaatttaataaattgagttgcatttcattttgaaatctAGAACACTGATGTGACAATCATCTTGTCGAATTTGACTTCTTGTTTGTTTGTTAGGTGAGTATTGTTGGAGACTTCACAGAAGAGGATATCGAGTCTTGTATTTTGGAGTATCTAGGTACagtaaaagaaagaaaaggtCTTGAGAGAGCACAACACTACAACCCAATCATATTCCGGCCACACACCTCAGATTGGCAGCATCAACAAGTATGGACATGACTTTATAACAGCATGGATTTTTGAGtattaaatttatattgatataatataatgacATGTTTACAATCTCTCTGTCATTCATTGTTCTGTTGTCTCTAATTTATTTGCTAAATGATTTATGTTATTTGTGTTATGGAGTAGGTTAAGGGTAAGCTTTGTTTTTACTTCCACTAGTGATAGCAAGACTTTGAGTTCCCTATCTCTCGCTAACTTTCATGTAGATTTCCTAGACCGCATCCTACAAAAATGCGCATGgtcagtgtgtgtgtgtgtgtgtgtgtgtgtgtgtttatcTTCGAAAGAACATGGtcattgtgtgtgtgtgtatttttCCCGAAAGTACATGGTCATTGTGTGTTTGTCCCTGTTTCCTCCATATGGGATGGCATTGTCCATTCTGATCATTGACTATTATCTTCTTCTGTCAGTTGAAGAAGCATTGTGGCTGGCATTTGTTGAGCCCTTTGTTTCTGAATCCAAGTTGAACATATCAAGTTACGTCTTGATGTTTAACCTGAGGGAGAATGTTAAGATTAAGTATTTTCTAATTATAGCGTCGCATCTATGCTATTCAGCATTGTGACAACTCTTATTGTTGAAAATTTCCTTCTTTTCATATTCCCACCTGCGTAATTCACCTTATGAATGAATGTTATCGATATTAGAGAGAAATGGGAGAGTTGAACCGTTGAGACATTTGCCTTTGCATATTGGCGGAACTAAGTATGCCTTTGTTCGTTGTCTTCTCTCACGCTTTTttctttataattattttaatatatttgtttttcCAGTATTTATTGTCATTTGGTATCCAATCTTCTAATTTTTGTTGGTCAAATCGAGAATTTTCTCCTCAATGATGTTGTGGTTTGTGCCTGTCCTGGGAGTTTTATTAGCACATTCTTCTCAGGTGTTTTTGAAGGACACAGATGAGCGAGCATGTGCATACATTGCAGGCCCTGCGCCGAATCGATGGGGTTTAACTTTCGATGGAAAGAATCTGCGAGATTCACTTAGCAATTCTGCTACATTTGGTGAGTTCTTTGGTTGCACAATGACTGTATGTGTTCCCCATTCATGTATAGCAGTGACATGGGCATCATCCAAGGCATCTGTTTCGGCATGAGTCGTCCAATGCAATCTGTATTTTGGTGATTCTAGTTTCTAGTTTTACTTTCTTGTTTGTGGATGCTTGTGCATGAACACAATCTAGCCAACCCTTTTTTGACATGGATTCACCTTCTAACATAAAGCATATTCTCATCCATTTGTTTCCATTTTGAAAAATCAACTGCGAGAGCTTGTCCtctccatttttttttatacatgTCTCTCCATGTTCACCTGTTCTGTAAAGGAAAAAAATTCACGCTACTGCATATTTTGAGCTTGGCTAATGCCCTTCAATTCTGTGACAATAACCATCTCTGCTATACCGAAAACCTGGGGGTCTATTACATTTCTATACCTGCGGAAAAGATGATTTGCTTTAGAAAAGAATTAATAGGATTAGTTGGTTTTTAAAATTGCCTTTTTGATACTAAAAAACTTTCTTGTTTGGTTGTGAAAAGTGCTAATGATAAATTGGGAACTACGCCGatatctttcttttttttaaaaaaaaaatcgataacTCTTCTCATACTAGATATTTACACTTGTGCAGCACCGTGCTATGGTAGTTTTCTAAAGTTTTTAACTGTTCCATGATAACTGAATCTTGATTTATCATAAGGCATACACCATAATTCACTTATGGTTTGTTTTCCAGAACATGTAAATTTTGATCAACAATCTGGAGGGTCCGAGAACGCTGAAAAAGGTGTGCAAGGGAAACTGCGGGATCACCCATTATTTTTTGCTGTTACATTGGGACTTTTGGCTGAGGTTATAAATTCGAGGTAATTTTAATGGCACCATAATGCCAATGCCAAAAGGGCATTAGTCATGTTTTCGTTAAGAATATACTTAAATACGAGGCTAAGGTTCAATTCTCATGTTAATTAGTCATGGTTGCAGTTGAGTGTGAACTATTGTTGCTATTGGTAATTTTCTGTGTTTTCAGGCTCTTTACAACCGTCAGGGATTCTCTTGGATTGACATATGATGTGTCATTTGAATTAAACCTATTTGATCGATTGAAGCTTGGGTGGTATGTGATATCTGTGACATCAACCCCTGGAAAGGTGCATATTTCTTCTGTATAATCACCCACAGATTTTGCATGTCCGCTGGAATTGCCTTTCtatcttttttttaaacaacttaacAACAAACACAGGTACATAAAGCTGTTGATGCTTGCAAAAGTGTCCTCAGAGGTCTGCACAGCAACCAAATTGCCCCAAGGGAATTGGATAGAGTGAGTTACTTCTTAAAATGATCATGACTTGATTCTTACAATTTTCTATCTTTTACTTTTCAATAGTTGAGATTTGTTTAGTAATTTTGCTGATTTTGTCACTGTTGGTGCTACCATACACTTGATGCCTATGGATATATTAGACGTTTGCCTTGTTTTGAACTGTAAGttgtatttgtttttatttgtaacTAATTGTTCTTGGAGCTCAATCTTGTGGGAGGTGCCTCAACAGTAACACTATTTATACTTTAGCATGCTGCCTCATGCATAAGCTGTAAACCAGGGCAATATTCTTGAAATCAACATCGAAGTTGTAAATGTGcttgatgatttggtattgggCAACAAATACGGGCAACCTAATGAATTATATAAGGATTTGCGCAACAGGAGTTTTGAACCTATGACTCCCTCACACTAGTACCATGATCACTTTCTCCAATTTTGAGTAGAGTTTGTAGGAAGTGGCCGAACAATAATATTTATGCTTTAACATAAGGTCGAAATTGTTGTCATCCTTGCGCATGTTGAGCCCAGGGtcaatgaaaatatattattttatcttcCAGATCCCTGGTAGTAAAGCAAATGCATCAACCAAGTGTTATTATTAGTATTCTCACTGGATTTATGTTTGAACGCCCTTGTGGTGCTACAGTGCTAGTTGGCCAACTCAGTATATTTCCATGTATGTTCCTTTTCTGGAATAAAAACCATTTATTTTTTCGTGATTTACTGACAATAGATGGCGTTTCCGTTCTCTCTGTCATTTTTTTTGGGAGATCATGAGTACTTACTACCAGATTTAACTAGGGATTGGAGTGTTATATATTGTTTATATGTTTTGAGCTTTAGGTGCTTCGTGTGCAGATATCTTGTCTGCTTTTTGTAATTAATAGCTggttattatataatataatttcgtttcctatatatatatatagagagagagttTTATTATGCTGCCCACCACCATGCCTATATAATAGTGTCACATCGTTGGTGGGCATGattggtgggcatgataggtgggcagcatagtaaaactatatatatatatatatataagactaCTTGCTACCAATTGCGAGTGAACCTTATGATGACAATTGAAATTGTTTATTAGCAAGTGTCGATCCTGGATTTTAACAGCCCTGAACTCAAGACTTGTCCATTTAGTTCCAAGGATTGTTAAACTAAAGCATATATTATATGTAATGGTATTTTTTCCCATATCAGCTGAAAAATGGATATATCCTCCATTGGAAAAATTTGTTCCAAAGTTTTCTTCGAAGGAATTTTTAAAATGAGCCTTCTTCCACTTGGTTTGCAGTGTTAAAATATAAAGGATTGGATGTTTATGGTTACCGAAGGCACTTTGAAACTGCCTATAAACACTGGTAAACTGCATAATTTCACTCCCATACGCCTATGTACTTCACCTTTGACCCTGATTATTTGGAGGAAGAAAATCCTCTAGGCTTTGTGCTCCCTGTGTGTGTGTCGACAGTGCACATTATTCCAAATGGATGGTTGTTTTCCGCTTCTTTAAGACTTTTAACTACTTTTCATTTACAGGCAAGACGGACTCTGCTAATGCGGCATGAAGCTGAAATCAAGTCAAATGCTTATTGGTTAGGATTGATGGCTCACTTGCAGTCGACATCCGTTCCAATGAAGGTACAATTCATAGGAAATTAATTGCAGTACTTGCTACCTTCCCCAACATAAAACTTTCTGTCTTTCTAGCAATTCCAAGTTTTTTCCCCTTCTAAGTTAATCCAATTTTATACTGTTTTCCAGGATATATCTTGCATCAAGGATCTCACTTCACTATATGATGCTGCTACTGTTGAAGATGTATATGTAGCATATGAGCAGTTGAAGATAGATGACAATTACCTGTACTCTTGCATTGGGATTTCTGGATCTCAGGCTGGGGAAGATGCCACAGGTGAAGTGTAATATTGTGATATGAGACGAAACCTTTAAGAATTTGTGATCTACTTTATCCAAGTTCTTAAATAAACCTCTTTTTCAGATTCCATTGTGGAGGAAGAATTGGTAGAGGGCCTCCATAACATTATCCCTGTGGGACGGGGTTCGTCCACTGTAACACGACCAACGATATGAAAGCTTTACGTCAAGAAGTTGCATATTTTGGCTTGTGAGGTATAATCTTTTTGTAGATTGCTCATTCTGACCCCTGAGttatatatcattatataagtgaataaataaaattaacccAGCATCTTGCATGAAAAAAGGTAATGATCAGTTGGAGCCTATGGTAAATGAATCACATCATATTCCGTGGTTTGAAAAATGTATTATG
Proteins encoded:
- the LOC140882601 gene encoding stromal processing peptidase, chloroplastic, with translation MQASSVLFNTKPILAPIYAGNCYGKDNRNFTPNKTQLNRTQLNKPVAWRHSNRHRCSRAYLLNSKNTSKIYHHEINHENQRVSCFHCFKRKQIGIKGFTSGFFADKSTFHLSKLKPNKDEVGLHVSCATVGPNEPHAASTTWPDGVTERQSLDALDPEAERREYEQFLRLELPSHPKLHRGQLKNGLRYLILPNKVPPNRFEAHMEVHVGSIDEEDDEQGIAHMIEHVAFLGSKKREKLLGTGARSNAYTDFHHTVFHIHSPTSSKDSEGDLMPVVLDALNEIAFHPKFLASRVEKERRAILSELQMMNTIEYRVDCQLLQYLHSENKLSKRFPIGLEEQIKKWDADKIRKFHERWYFPGNATLYIVGDIDDISKTVDHIEEVFGQTGTESEVGAAPTPTAFGAMASFLVPKLPIGLASGLSHERSSPNEQSKIFKKERHAIRPPVQHNWSIPGIYTDAKLPHIFQHELLQNFSINMFCKIPVSKARTYGDLRNVLMKRIFLSALHFRINTRYKSSNPPFTSVELDHSDSGREGCTVTTLTVTAEPQNWQNAIKVAVQEVRRLKEFGVTNGELARYLDALLKDSEQLAAMIDNVSSVDNLDFIMESDALGHTVMDQRQGHESLVAIAGTVTLEEVNSIGAKVLEFISDYGKPSAPLPAAIVACVPKKVHIDGSGETEFKLTPEEIVAAIEAGLKEPIEAEPELEIPKELISAEQLQELRFLRHPSFIPVDQEKVSKVYDEETGIVQRRLSNGIPINYKVSKNEANSGVMRLIVGGGRAAESSEAKGAVIVGVRTLSEGGRVGNFSREQVELFCVNHLINCSLESTEEFICMEFRFTLRDGGMRAAFQLLHMVLEHNVWLEDAFDRAKQLYLSYYRSIPKSLERSTAHKLMLAMLNGDERFVEPTPNSLQQLTLARVKDAVMNQFVCDNMEVSIVGDFTEEDIESCILEYLGTVKERKGLERAQHYNPIIFRPHTSDWQHQQVFLKDTDERACAYIAGPAPNRWGLTFDGKNLRDSLSNSATFEHVNFDQQSGGSENAEKGVQGKLRDHPLFFAVTLGLLAEVINSRLFTTVRDSLGLTYDVSFELNLFDRLKLGWYVISVTSTPGKVHKAVDACKSVLRGLHSNQIAPRELDRARRTLLMRHEAEIKSNAYWLGLMAHLQSTSVPMKDISCIKDLTSLYDAATVEDVYVAYEQLKIDDNYLYSCIGISGSQAGEDATDSIVEEELVEGLHNIIPVGRGSSTVTRPTI